TCGGCCAGCTGGGCCATCGCGCCGTAGCCCGCGTCGCGATCGATCGTCGCCGCCCGCTGGTAGTGCGTGCGCGCCTGGTCGATCTCGCCCATGGCCTCGGCGACGGCGGCCAGGCCCATGTGGGCCCGCACGAGGTGGATGTCCGCCGGCTCGGCGTCGACCACCTGCTGGAAGGCCTGGCGGGCCTGGCCCAGGTAGCTGGTGCGCAGCTCGTCGTCGAGCAGTTCTTCGGCCGGAAACTCGCCGGTGGGCCCGGGCTGGGCTCCGATGACCACGCCGCGTCGGACGGCCGCCAGGTAGGCCTCGCCGGCGGTCAGTCGGGCCACGTGGGGTACGGCGCCGACGTCGTCGTACTGCCGGGCCAGGCTCAGTAGCGTGTCGGGGCTGGTGGCGTCGCTGCCGGTCGCCAGGGCCAGCTGGACGAACGCTTCGTCGGTGCGCTCGTCGGCCTTCTGGTTGAGGTATCGCCGGCCGCTGAAGGCCAGGGCCACCAGGGCGACGATGATCAGCAGGCGCGGGCCCCACTTGACCAGGAAGTCCCGGAATTCCTCGTTGATGCGCGACTCGTCGAGGCCGGCCTTGTCCTTGAGCTGTCCGTGGCGTTCGTCCATAGGGCGAGTTTAGGGGCCCGGCCGCCAGAACGCCCAGGCCCCCGGGTGGGCCAGCGCCTCGTCGCTCACCAGGTGCAGGCGGACCAGGCGCGTGAGGTCGGCCAGCCCGTCGCTGGTAACGGTCGAGACGGCCGCGTCGGCCCAGGCCGGGGCAGCGCCAGGGTGGCGGTCGGCGCGGGTGGCGATCTTCGGGCCTTTGGCCCGGGGCGGAGCCGAGCCCGCGTCCTGGCACCAGAGGACAAGGTCGGCCGCGTCGATGGCCTGGCGTGCCAGCGCCTGGGCCTCGGCCAGCACCTCGTCATCGGACAGATCGATCCCAGGGGCGTCCAGCCAGCGGACGAGCAGGCCGTCGAGCTCGAGGTCCACCGCGACGGCGTCGCGGGTGACGCCGGGGCGGTCGGCCACGCGTGCGACGGTGCGGCCGGCCAGGGCGTTCATGAGGCTCGACTTGCCGACGTTGGCCGGGCCGGTGGCGACGACCAGCGGCGGGTGGAGCAGGCGGGCGAGTTCTCGCGCGATGTGGGCGGGCACTTCGTCTTGATCGGACGCCCAGCGCGCCGGCTGGCTCAGCAGGTGGGCCACGGCGCGCTCGCCGCGGACGCCCGAGAGCGCGGTGAGCATGCGGGCCTCGACCTCGCTGGCGGCCTCGGGCCACGCGGGCTCGGCGTCGGTGCGTGTGAGCCCGGCGTCGAGCAACGCCCGGGCCAGCGATCGGCAGACCTGCACGCCGCCGTGGGGGGTGAGCAGGAGGACGGAATCGCTGGGACGGATGGCGAGCAGTGTGTCGACGTGTGGCACCGTGCGCAGCGCGGCCTTGCCCACCTCGGGGGCGGTGAAGCCGAGGGCCTCGCACGCGGCGTCGATGTCACCGCCACCCTCCCCACGAATCTCGAACACGGCGACGGCCGAGGCGATGCCGGGGGTGGAGCGCTCTGCGAAGGTGGCGGGCACGCGTGAGCGTATGGGCCCGACGCGTGCGCAGTGTCAACGGGGATTCTGCAGGCGCTCCAGCAGCGCATCGGCGTCCCAGCTGGGCGGGGGATGGTCGTAGACCACGCACGGCGCTCTGCCGTCCTCGACGAGTAGTGCGATGCGCATGGTGTCGAGGGACGCGACGTAGATGCCGCGGGAGTGGTTGCCAATGAGGTTGCCCACCTGGAACACAAGGACGTCCCCTGGAACGCGGCTGGCCGAGATCGGCCCGCTGAAGAACACCAAGGGCGACGAGAGCCAGAAGTGTCGCTCCTGCATGCCTGTGCCAGAAATCCGCAAGCCATACGCCGGACTGGCGTGGATGTCGTTGTACAAATCTTGTGAGCCATCAAGCGGAGCAACCCATGGAGCATGATCGTCAAACACGCTCGCCGCAGCACCCACGTTTCGCAGTAAGATTGAGTCGCGTTCGTAGAAGTCCCGGTAGGCTGTCTGCGACCAGTCCTGCGACTGGCCAAGTTCCTTGAACTCGTGCGCACGCACCAGCAGATCGACGCCGCCATCGTGCCGCAGTCCGCCGTTGAGCCAGCCGTTTTCAACAGCCTCGGGCAACTCGACAACCCGTTCATCCTCGCTGCCATCCAGCCGGACGCGCCGCACCGTCTGCCCATCGCGCGCGATGTAATACACCCACGGAAACGCGCCGCCCGCGCCGTCCTCGGTCTTCGCCTCGCGCGTTCCCTCCAGCCCGACCATCGCCGGCTCCTTCACCGAGTCGAACCGGCTGGCAAGCGACAGATCGCTCGCTACGCCGTACCAGCAGATGAGGCCGAGCGCGGTCGCCGCGTTGGCCAGGGCGATGGCGGCCAGGACGCGCCCGGGCTTGCGGTGTTTGTCGAAGGCCAGCCACAGCAATGGCAGCTCGATCACGAAGCCCGCGAGCGTAAACGCCGCGAACACCAGCCAGTGCGCGGCGACGAGCTTGGAGAGGTAGTCCCCAGGCAGCCAGTCCATCGTCAGGTCCCACGCACCCACAACGAGAAGCAGCCCGGCCCAGGCCGACAGGTAGTTTGCTGTGATCGCCAGCCCCAACGCCCGTCGCCGGGCGCCGAGCTTCATCAGGATGCCGCCCTCAATCAAGCCAATGAAGAGGTTGCCTACGAGGAGGTGCGCGACTCCCGCCAGCATGGCCACGCTGCCCGCGTTGGCCAGCGCGGGAGTCGCAGCGATCAGCACCACGATCGTGATCAGCGTGAGCCGGTGGCGATGTGTCGCAAACATGCGCGTGCCTCCGGCTTGCCTTGTACGCGTGTCGTTCTCGAGGGATCCCCAGTAAACTCAGAGACCCACAAGCCTCCCCAGCACGATCATCGCCACCACGCCCCCCACAAACGCGACGCTCACCGCCGTGCTGCTGGCCTTCTCGAGCGCCTCGGGGATGAGGTCGTCGACGACCAGGAACACCATCGCCCCCGCGGCCAGGCCCATGCCGAAGGGCAGGAGCGGCTCGAAGATCCAGATGAACCACGCGGCGAAGGGGGCGGCCAGTGGCTGGGGCAGGCTGGTGAAGAGCGCCCAGAAGAGACACGCCCTGACGCTCAGCCCCGCGGCCATGAGCGCGAGCGTGATGGCGATGGCCTCGGGGATGTTGTGCACGGCCAGCGCGCTGGCGATGCTCACGCCAAGCGTCGGTAAGGTTCCATCGGCCCGGAAGTCGGCCCCGAAGGCCACGCCGATGGCCACCCCCTCGGGCAGGCTATGCACGGTCATGGCGGCGACGATGAGCAGGGCCCGCTTGCCGCCGGACTTTCTTAAGTTGGCAATATCGAAGTCGCCGTTGCCGCTGATCCACTTCACGGCCATCCAGTAGAAGGCCGCCCCCGCCCCGAGCCCGGCGGCCACCTCCCAGCCCTGCCAGCCCGGGGCCCGGTCGAGCCCCTCGCCCACGAGCTGCACCAAGCTGGCGGCGGCCATCATGCCCCCCGCGGCGGCGGAGAACATGCCGGTGAGCTTCTGGGACATGTTCTTGATGAAGAAGAAGGGGATGACGCCGAAGGCCATGCTGACGTCGGCGATGATCGCGGCGACGAAGGTGATGAGCAGCAGGTTGAGAAGGTTGTGGTCCATAGGTCGGCGCGGCTCGCTCCCGGGTTGTCGGTCGAGGCTAGCCGGACCCTGCCGTTGCGGCTTTGGTCGGGGGGAAATGCGGCCGATAGAAGGGCATGGAGCCCCCCGGCCGTCCCTACCCTCTTTGAGCCCCACGATCGCCTTTCCAGGGAGAATCGCATGACCCGCCTCGAATCGCAGCCATCGCCCCGGGACCTCCCCCTTGCCCCCGGCCTGGGGGGCCATGATCTGGCCACCGACCCGGCCATCGAGGGGGCCATCGACACGATCGTCCAGCGCGTGGGCGAGCACAGCCGGGCCATCACCGATGTTCGCCCGCCCCGCGGCGAGATGGCCGCCAGTTTCGAGGAGATGGTCAAGCGAGCCGAGGCCATGAAGGGCCGGCCCTTGCTCTATAAGTACATCGGCAGCGGACTGGGCAATGGGGCCCTGGTCGAACTGGCCGATGGATCGGTCAAGTGGGACATGATCATCGGCATCGGCGTGCACTTCTTCGGGCACAGCCATCCCGAGATCGTGCGCGCCCAGGCCCGGGCATCGATCGAAGACGTCGCCAAGAGCGGCAACCTGATGAGCAACTTCGAGGCCTACCGCTTCGGCGAGAAGCTGATCGAGTTGGCCGGCCGCAACAGCCGCCTGAGCGAAGCGTTCATCACCACCAGCGGCGCGGTGGCGAACGAAAGCGCCTTGAAGATCTGCTACCAGAAGAACCACCCGGCCAGCCGCGTGATCGCCTTCAAGCACTGCTTCATGGGCCGGACGGTCACGATGGCCCAGATCGGCGACTCCGCCGCGGGTCGGGACGGCATCCCGCTGACCACGCAGGTCGACTACATGCCCTTCTGGAACGAGAAGGCGGCCGAAGAGGTCGGCGGCACGACGCGGTTCATCGATCACTGCGTGTGGCGTCTGAACCAGTTCATCGAGCGCTACCCCAAGCAGCACGCGTGCTTCATCTTCGAGCTCGTGCAGGGCGAGGGTGGCTTCAACACCGCGCCGAGGGAGTTCTTCACCGCCCTGATGGACGTGTGCCGCGACAAGGGCATCGCCATCTGGGACGATGAGATCCAGAGCTTCGGCCGCACGCGCGAGATGTTCGCCTACGAGACACTGGACCTGGGCGACTACGTCGACGTCTTCTGCGTCGGCAAGATGACCCAGGCCTGCGCCACGCTTTGGACCGAGGAGTACAAGCCGCGCCCGGGCCTCTTGAGCGGCACCTTTACCGGCAGCGCGACGGACTTCACCGTGGGCACCCGCATGCTCGAGATGCTCGACGACGGGGACTACTACGGCGAGAACGGCCTGATCGCCCAGCACCATAAGGCGTTCCGCGAGCAGGCCCAGGCCATGATCGACCGGCATCCGGATTGGTTCCCGCCTGCCCTGTTCGTCAACGATCTCATCGCCGGCGAGGGCGGCATGATGCGCTTCACGCCCTTCGGCGGGGATAAGCAAAAGGTCATGGCCGCCTGCAAGGCCTGCTTCGACGAGGGCGTCGTCCTCTTCTGGTGCGGCCACGGCCCATACCACGTCCGCATGCTGCCGCCCCTGGGCGCCATGAAGCTCGAAGACTGGCCGCGGGTGTTCGAGGTGGTGGAGCGGGCGCTGGCGAAGGTCGCGGGCTGATTGAATCTGAAGCAAGGACCTGTATGCACATCATTCGTCGTGCGAAAATCGAGGACGCAGACACGCTGCTGAAGCTGGCCAAGATGGTCCACTTCATCAACCTGCCGCCCGACCGCGACATCATCATGGAGAAGATCCTCCGCAGCCGCGAGTGCTTCAAGCACGTGGCGCGCGGCGAACCGCTGGAGGACGATCCCAGGACGCTGCGTCGCAGCGGCGCGGGCAGCGGCCTGAAGCAGAGCCTCAGCGAGAGCGAACTGTTCGTCTTCGTGCTCGAAGACACCGAGACAGGCTCGCTTCTGGGCTCGAGCCAACTCGTCAGTTCCATGGGTGGCCCGGGCAACCCCAACGTCGGCTTCAAGATCTCCGAGCGGCGGTTCTTCAGCGAGAGCCTGCACACGGGCATGACCCACACCATCGCCACGCTCCACCTCGATGAGTCGAGCCCCACCGAGATCGGCGGCTTGATCCTCCAGCCGGCCTACCGGGCGCACAAGGAGAAGCTGGGCCGCCTGCTGAGCTTCGTGCGATTCCACTTCATGGGCGTGAACCGCAAGAACTTCGCCGACCACGTGCTGGCCGAGATGATGGCGCCCATCAGCGACGCGGGCGACAACCTGTTCTGGGACGCGCTCGGCCGGCGGTTCATCAACCTGAGCTACGACGAGGCCGACCGCTTCTGCCAGTACAGCCGCGAGTTCATGTTCAGCCTGCTGCCGCGCGAGGACATCTACCTGAGCCTGCTGCCGCCCAAGGCGAGGCAGGGCGTGGGCCAGGTGGGCAAGGACACCGTGCCCGCCCGGAAAATGCTCGAGAAGCTCGGGTTCAAGTACCAGGGCGTCATCGATCCGTTTGACGGCGGACCGCACCTCCAGGCTGTGACCGATGAGATTCCGCTCGTGCGGGCGACC
The sequence above is a segment of the Phycisphaerales bacterium genome. Coding sequences within it:
- a CDS encoding aminotransferase class III-fold pyridoxal phosphate-dependent enzyme; this translates as MTRLESQPSPRDLPLAPGLGGHDLATDPAIEGAIDTIVQRVGEHSRAITDVRPPRGEMAASFEEMVKRAEAMKGRPLLYKYIGSGLGNGALVELADGSVKWDMIIGIGVHFFGHSHPEIVRAQARASIEDVAKSGNLMSNFEAYRFGEKLIELAGRNSRLSEAFITTSGAVANESALKICYQKNHPASRVIAFKHCFMGRTVTMAQIGDSAAGRDGIPLTTQVDYMPFWNEKAAEEVGGTTRFIDHCVWRLNQFIERYPKQHACFIFELVQGEGGFNTAPREFFTALMDVCRDKGIAIWDDEIQSFGRTREMFAYETLDLGDYVDVFCVGKMTQACATLWTEEYKPRPGLLSGTFTGSATDFTVGTRMLEMLDDGDYYGENGLIAQHHKAFREQAQAMIDRHPDWFPPALFVNDLIAGEGGMMRFTPFGGDKQKVMAACKACFDEGVVLFWCGHGPYHVRMLPPLGAMKLEDWPRVFEVVERALAKVAG
- a CDS encoding ZIP family metal transporter, translating into MDHNLLNLLLITFVAAIIADVSMAFGVIPFFFIKNMSQKLTGMFSAAAGGMMAAASLVQLVGEGLDRAPGWQGWEVAAGLGAGAAFYWMAVKWISGNGDFDIANLRKSGGKRALLIVAAMTVHSLPEGVAIGVAFGADFRADGTLPTLGVSIASALAVHNIPEAIAITLALMAAGLSVRACLFWALFTSLPQPLAAPFAAWFIWIFEPLLPFGMGLAAGAMVFLVVDDLIPEALEKASSTAVSVAFVGGVVAMIVLGRLVGL
- a CDS encoding GTPase, with protein sequence MPATFAERSTPGIASAVAVFEIRGEGGGDIDAACEALGFTAPEVGKAALRTVPHVDTLLAIRPSDSVLLLTPHGGVQVCRSLARALLDAGLTRTDAEPAWPEAASEVEARMLTALSGVRGERAVAHLLSQPARWASDQDEVPAHIARELARLLHPPLVVATGPANVGKSSLMNALAGRTVARVADRPGVTRDAVAVDLELDGLLVRWLDAPGIDLSDDEVLAEAQALARQAIDAADLVLWCQDAGSAPPRAKGPKIATRADRHPGAAPAWADAAVSTVTSDGLADLTRLVRLHLVSDEALAHPGAWAFWRPGP
- a CDS encoding arginine N-succinyltransferase codes for the protein MHIIRRAKIEDADTLLKLAKMVHFINLPPDRDIIMEKILRSRECFKHVARGEPLEDDPRTLRRSGAGSGLKQSLSESELFVFVLEDTETGSLLGSSQLVSSMGGPGNPNVGFKISERRFFSESLHTGMTHTIATLHLDESSPTEIGGLILQPAYRAHKEKLGRLLSFVRFHFMGVNRKNFADHVLAEMMAPISDAGDNLFWDALGRRFINLSYDEADRFCQYSREFMFSLLPREDIYLSLLPPKARQGVGQVGKDTVPARKMLEKLGFKYQGVIDPFDGGPHLQAVTDEIPLVRATESIVLGKAASPSACKGMAIISTLDNEGEYVALQSPFVRKGGSLCLPREVMAALHADEGDEVACTVINPMPTLDAPAEPPKTRSTHKKKPTAKKTAKTTRRKKTG